The sequence ATCAAGAAGTTTCTGCCGGCGCGCTACTCCGTGAAAGCATCGGTGGGGCACGTGCGCGATCTTCCGAAGAGCACGCTGGGGGTGGACGTCGAACACGATTTTACGCCGAAATACCTTACAATCAAGGGAAAAGGCGACGTGATCAAGGAGCTGCGCGGCGCCGTAAAAAGTGCGACCGACGTGTACCTCGCAACCGACCCCGACCGTGAGGGCGAGGCAATCGCCTGGCACCTGACCGAGCTCCTGCGGCTGTCCGATCCGAAGCGGATCGAGCTCCACGAGATCACCCGGGACGCCGCGCTGGCCGCACTCAACCACCCGCATCACATCGACATGGACCGCGTAAACGCCCAACAGGCGCGGCGCATTCTGGATCGCCTCGTCGGCTATAAAATATCGCCGCTGCTGTGGGCGAAGGTGCGCGGGGGCCTGTCCGCGGGTCGAGTACAATCGGTGGCCGTCAAGCTCATCGTCGACCGGGAACGCGAGATCGCCGCCTTTGTTCCGAGAGAATACTGGACGATCACGGCACTTCTCGCGCCGCACGGCGCACTGGCGGACTCGGCTTTCTCCGCGGATCTGGTATCGCATCGCGGCGAGAAGCTCGAGATTGCGACGGAGGCCGCCGCCGCCGCGGTCCTGCGTGCGCTCGACGGCGCGGTCTATCGGGTTGCGTCGGTCAAGAAACGGGAGCTGCGCAGGAACGGGCCCCCGCCGTTCACGACCTCGACGCTGCAGCAGGAGGCGTCGCGCAAGCTCAAGATGCGCGTGCGGCGCGCCATGCAGGTGGCTCAAGCGCTGTACGAGGGCGTCGACCTCGGCGGTAGCCAGGGAACCGAAGGTCTGATCACCTACATGCGCACCGACTCGACGCGGATCAGCGACCAGGCGCGCGAGGCCGCCGAGCAGTTCATTGTGAGCGCGTACGGCAAGGAGTTCCACGCCGGAACCCGCCACCGCGTGCGCGAGGGCGCGCAAGACGCCCACGAGGCGATCCGCCCGACGTCGCTGCTGCACACGCCCGAGAAGCTCGCCGGCGTTCTCAAGCGCGACGAGCTGCGGCTCTACTCGATGATCTGGGAGCGGTTCGTGGCCTCGCAGATGTCGCCCGCGCTGCTCGATCAGACGGTCGTCGACGTCGCGGCCAACGACTACGGCTTTCGGGCGACCGGGACGATCGTGCGCTTTCCGGGATTTACGCGCGTCTACGACGAGAGCCGGGACGAGGAATCGGCCGCTAAGGGGCGCGTCCGTCTCCCTCAATTAGAAGAAAATGCGGAGCTTGACTGTGGGAAGCTGGATCCCAAGCAGCACTTCACCGAGCCGCCGCCGCGCTATACCGAAGCCGCTCTGGTTAAGGCGCTGGAGGACAACGGCATCGGACGTCCCTCGACGTATTCCGCGATCGTCGAGACGATCCAGGCGCGCGGTTACGTTACGCAGCAGGATAGGCGCTTCGTACCGACCGAGATCGGCGCCGCGGTGAACGACCTGCTCGTCGAGCACTTCCCCAACATCGTCAGCCTCCACTTCACCGCCCAGATGGAAGGCGACCTCGATAAGGTCGCGGAGGGGCACGAAGATTGGATCGCGCTGCTGCGCCGATTCTACGGCCCGTTCGAGAGCGACCTCGAAACCGCCGAGAAGAAGCTGCCGCGGCTCGAGCTGCGCGACGAGCCGACGGACGAGATCTGTCCAAACTGCGGGCGTCCCATGGTGATCAAGACGGGCCGCTTCGGAAAGTTTATCTCGTGCACGGGGTACCCGGAGTGTAAAACGACGAAGCCGATCGTCAAAGAGACCGGCGCGGAGTGTCCCAAGTGCGCCGGCGCCATCGTCGAGCGGCGTTCGAAGAAGGGCCGGCTATTCTACGGCTGCGCGAACTACCCGAACTGCGACTTCATCTCGTGGGACGCCGTGGCGCGCGAGCGCTGCCCGGTCTGCGGATCGTACGTCGTGGGAAAAACGCGCCGCGGCGGCGCCGTCCAACTGCAGTGCGCGGCGGACCGCAGCCACGACGTCAGTGCGCTCGCCTCGAGTGAGGCCGCTGGGGCGGAGCGCGAACCGCTCGAAGCATGACCCTCCGCTTGGCCGTCATCGGCGGCGGGCTGGCGGGGTGCGAGGCGGCATGGCAGGCCGCGCGTTGCGGCGTCGACGTGGACCTCTACGAGATGCGTCCTCAGCGCAGCGGGCCCGCGCATCACACCGGTACGCTTGCGGAGCTCGTGTGCAGCAACTCACTGCGCGGCGCGGCGCTCGAAAACGCCGTCGGGCTGCTCAAGGAGGAGCTCGCGCGCTTGCGGTCGCTGATCGTGGGCTGCGCCCGCGAGAGCGCCGTGCCGGCCGGCGGCGCGCTGGCGGTGGACCGCGATCGCTTTTCGAGCCTCGTCGAATCGCGGATCGCAGCCGAACCGCATATCCGGCTGCACCGCCAGGAGCTGCTCGCCATTCCTCTCGATCGCCCCGCGATCGTGGCGTGCGGCCCGCTTCCAACTGACGAATTCTTGGCGCAGCTGGACCGGCTGTTTGGCGAGGGCGAGATGCGCCGGCTGCATTATTACGACGCGGCGTCGCCGATCGTCGCGGCCGATTCGATCGACGAGTCCCAGATGTACCGAAAGTCGCGCTACGACAAGGGTGCGGGCGACGACTATCTCAACATTCCGCTCGATCGCGCCGGGTACGAGCGGTTGTTGGCCGACCTGCGAATGCTCGAACGCCATCCGGCGAAGGCGTTCGAGTCGACGCGCTACTTCGAGGGCTGTTTACCTGTTGAAGAGATGGCGGACCGGGGCGACGACGTGCTGCGTTTCGGACCCCTGAAGCCGGTCGGTCTACGCGACCCGCGCACCGGTCGCGTGCCCTACGCCGTCGTGCAGTTGCGCAAAGAGAACACTGACGGCACCGCTTACAATCTCGTCGGCTTTCAGACGCGTCTTACGTGGCCTGCACAGCGTGAAGCTTTCGGAAAGCTGCCCGGCTTGCAGCGGGCGGAGTGGCTTCGGCTAGGCGTCATGCACCGTAACACGTTCATCGACTCGCCGCGCCTGCTCGACTCGCATTTGAAGCTGCGCGGAAGCGCCGCGCTGTACTTCGCCGGACAGATCACCGGGGCGGAAGGCTACGTCGAGGGAGCGGCGTGCGGTGCGATGACGGGGATCCATGCAGCCCGCGCGATCTTAGGCCTCGCGCCGATCGACTTTCCGCGCGCGAGCGCGTTGGGGGCCGTCGTCGCACACCTGCAAAATCGCGAGACGCCGGACTTTCAGCCGGCGAACGTGACCTGGGGCGCGTTCCCGGCCCCTCGGGAAGCCGAAGCGCCGCTGGGTAAGCGGGAGAGGAGAAGAATGATGGCCGAGCGCGCGCTAGCCGCGATCGAATCGTTGGCCGCTGAAACCCTCTTTGCGCCTGCAGGGTAGTCACGCTAGCATGAAGGTTCGATCCACTACGATTCTGGCGGTACGGCG is a genomic window of Candidatus Binatia bacterium containing:
- the topA gene encoding type I DNA topoisomerase, encoding MKKPLIIVESPTKARTIKKFLPARYSVKASVGHVRDLPKSTLGVDVEHDFTPKYLTIKGKGDVIKELRGAVKSATDVYLATDPDREGEAIAWHLTELLRLSDPKRIELHEITRDAALAALNHPHHIDMDRVNAQQARRILDRLVGYKISPLLWAKVRGGLSAGRVQSVAVKLIVDREREIAAFVPREYWTITALLAPHGALADSAFSADLVSHRGEKLEIATEAAAAAVLRALDGAVYRVASVKKRELRRNGPPPFTTSTLQQEASRKLKMRVRRAMQVAQALYEGVDLGGSQGTEGLITYMRTDSTRISDQAREAAEQFIVSAYGKEFHAGTRHRVREGAQDAHEAIRPTSLLHTPEKLAGVLKRDELRLYSMIWERFVASQMSPALLDQTVVDVAANDYGFRATGTIVRFPGFTRVYDESRDEESAAKGRVRLPQLEENAELDCGKLDPKQHFTEPPPRYTEAALVKALEDNGIGRPSTYSAIVETIQARGYVTQQDRRFVPTEIGAAVNDLLVEHFPNIVSLHFTAQMEGDLDKVAEGHEDWIALLRRFYGPFESDLETAEKKLPRLELRDEPTDEICPNCGRPMVIKTGRFGKFISCTGYPECKTTKPIVKETGAECPKCAGAIVERRSKKGRLFYGCANYPNCDFISWDAVARERCPVCGSYVVGKTRRGGAVQLQCAADRSHDVSALASSEAAGAEREPLEA
- the trmFO gene encoding methylenetetrahydrofolate--tRNA-(uracil(54)-C(5))-methyltransferase (FADH(2)-oxidizing) TrmFO yields the protein MTLRLAVIGGGLAGCEAAWQAARCGVDVDLYEMRPQRSGPAHHTGTLAELVCSNSLRGAALENAVGLLKEELARLRSLIVGCARESAVPAGGALAVDRDRFSSLVESRIAAEPHIRLHRQELLAIPLDRPAIVACGPLPTDEFLAQLDRLFGEGEMRRLHYYDAASPIVAADSIDESQMYRKSRYDKGAGDDYLNIPLDRAGYERLLADLRMLERHPAKAFESTRYFEGCLPVEEMADRGDDVLRFGPLKPVGLRDPRTGRVPYAVVQLRKENTDGTAYNLVGFQTRLTWPAQREAFGKLPGLQRAEWLRLGVMHRNTFIDSPRLLDSHLKLRGSAALYFAGQITGAEGYVEGAACGAMTGIHAARAILGLAPIDFPRASALGAVVAHLQNRETPDFQPANVTWGAFPAPREAEAPLGKRERRRMMAERALAAIESLAAETLFAPAG